The Prevotella sp. E9-3 genome has a window encoding:
- a CDS encoding type II toxin-antitoxin system RelB/DinJ family antitoxin — translation MAQVSMTVRMDAQLKQNFDALCARMGMSVNAAINIFANAVVRTRSIPFKISANLPEVEDQALREFREFKKMVAASDRPELTLDEINEEIRLAREEIVAREKATL, via the coding sequence ATGGCACAAGTATCAATGACCGTAAGGATGGACGCACAGCTGAAACAGAACTTCGACGCACTATGTGCACGTATGGGCATGAGTGTAAATGCTGCTATCAACATCTTCGCGAATGCCGTAGTAAGGACACGAAGCATTCCTTTCAAGATAAGTGCAAATCTCCCAGAAGTAGAAGACCAAGCTTTAAGAGAATTCCGTGAATTCAAGAAAATGGTTGCTGCCAGTGACAGACCAGAACTCACACTCGACGAAATCAACGAGGAAATACGATTAGCGCGTGAAGAAATTGTTGCACGTGAAAAGGCAACGTTATGA
- the porV gene encoding type IX secretion system outer membrane channel protein PorV, which yields MKTISKLFLTIAVVFFAQLVYADDYKTSTFNPVEHAVISQTIAPDARAAGMGDVGCATDPDVNSQAWNLAKYPFCISRAGIALNYTPWLRQLVNDIDLAYVAGYYRIGDRGALSGSLRYFSLGEVYTDINGEDASMTVKPYEMSLDAAYSMMLSETFSFGVGLRWIYSDLRYDYSEDSKPASAFAADIAFYYNNYIMMGNRECQLGLGLTTTNIGSKISYYGDEESQFIPANLRLGASLMVPVDEWNRFSIAADANKLLVPTVPVQGVDENNSDYQDRVRREYSDVSSISGIFKSFSDAPGGFKEEMEEIQWSVGAEYVYHDQFSLRAGYHHESESKGNRKYFTVGGGFRMNVFSLDVGYVISTAQSNPLDQTLRFTLAFDMDGIKDLFK from the coding sequence ATGAAAACAATATCCAAACTCTTTCTGACCATTGCTGTGGTTTTCTTTGCCCAGCTGGTCTATGCTGACGACTACAAGACCAGCACGTTCAATCCCGTTGAACACGCTGTCATCTCTCAGACCATTGCGCCTGACGCCCGTGCTGCGGGTATGGGCGATGTAGGTTGTGCCACCGACCCCGATGTCAACTCACAGGCATGGAACCTGGCAAAATATCCCTTCTGCATCAGTCGTGCAGGTATCGCACTCAACTACACCCCCTGGCTCCGCCAACTGGTAAACGATATCGACCTGGCCTATGTAGCCGGTTACTATCGCATTGGCGATCGTGGTGCGCTGTCAGGCTCACTGCGCTATTTCTCTTTAGGTGAAGTATATACCGACATCAATGGCGAAGATGCCTCAATGACAGTAAAGCCCTATGAGATGTCGCTCGATGCCGCCTATTCTATGATGCTCAGTGAGACCTTCTCGTTTGGTGTCGGTCTGCGTTGGATCTATTCCGACCTGCGCTATGACTACAGCGAAGACTCAAAACCGGCCTCTGCCTTTGCTGCCGACATTGCCTTCTATTATAACAACTATATAATGATGGGCAATCGCGAATGCCAGTTAGGTCTCGGTCTCACCACCACCAACATTGGTAGCAAGATTTCCTATTATGGCGATGAAGAAAGCCAGTTCATTCCTGCCAACCTTCGTTTAGGTGCATCGCTGATGGTTCCTGTAGATGAGTGGAACCGTTTCTCCATAGCTGCCGATGCCAACAAGCTGCTGGTTCCCACCGTTCCTGTTCAGGGAGTAGATGAGAACAACAGTGACTATCAGGACCGTGTTCGACGTGAATATTCCGATGTGAGCAGCATATCCGGTATTTTCAAGAGCTTTAGTGATGCTCCTGGCGGTTTCAAGGAAGAGATGGAAGAGATACAGTGGAGCGTAGGTGCCGAATATGTGTATCACGATCAGTTCTCACTCCGCGCCGGTTATCACCACGAGTCAGAATCAAAGGGCAACCGTAAGTACTTCACTGTAGGCGGCGGCTTCCGTATGAATGTATTCTCACTCGATGTAGGCTACGTCATCTCTACAGCACAGTCTAACCCTCTCGACCAAACACTTCGTTTCACCCTTGCCTTCGATATGGACGGCATTAAAGACCTGTTTAAATGA
- the ispF gene encoding 2-C-methyl-D-erythritol 2,4-cyclodiphosphate synthase: MKIRVGFGFDVHQLVEGRDLWMGGIKIDHKLGLLGHSDADVLIHAICDALLGAANMRDIGYHFPDTSAETDGMDSKIILKKTIELIATKGYKLGNIDATICAERPKMNPHIPAMKECMAKIIGCDIDDISIKATTTEKLGFTGREEGISAYATVLVTAE; this comes from the coding sequence ATGAAAATAAGAGTAGGCTTTGGATTCGACGTCCATCAGTTAGTAGAAGGACGCGATCTCTGGATGGGCGGCATCAAGATTGACCACAAACTTGGACTTTTAGGCCATAGCGATGCCGATGTATTGATTCATGCCATCTGCGATGCACTGCTGGGTGCAGCCAACATGCGCGACATAGGCTATCATTTCCCCGACACCTCTGCCGAGACCGATGGCATGGACAGTAAGATTATCCTGAAGAAGACCATCGAGCTGATAGCTACGAAAGGCTACAAACTGGGAAACATCGATGCCACCATCTGTGCCGAGCGTCCAAAGATGAACCCTCATATCCCAGCCATGAAAGAGTGCATGGCCAAGATCATCGGCTGCGACATCGATGACATCTCCATCAAGGCTACCACCACCGAGAAACTTGGTTTCACCGGTCGCGAAGAAGGCATCTCTGCCTACGCCACCGTATTGGTCACAGCAGAATAA